The Candidatus Limnocylindrales bacterium genome includes the window GCAGAAAGATGATATATGCGTTTGTCTTCCGGCGAGATCATCTCATTTTTTTCATCAACATTGGAAAGGTTGTTAATAAGACCTCCACCCCCGGTGAAGTCATTTTTCATGGTTGATTCCAATGGTCCAAACCGTTGACTAAAGGCAATTTGCTGTTCGTCATTTAAATCTTGATCATGAAAGACCAACACCGAATACCTGTTGAAAGCCTCCCGGATCTGCTCAAAAGTTTCTTCATCCAAAGGTTTTGTAATATCAACACCCAAAATTTCTGCACCGAAACAATCGGTCAGTGGATTGATGGTTATCGCCATAGTGGTTTTACCTCATCAGGAAGTTATATCCTTTTCATTTTGACATAAGTCCTAAACTCATAAGTTTGTGTCTTCAGGACTTTATAGTCAGACCCCTGTTTTTAATTTTCTATAAAAATTCTCTTGCTTTTATCCTGCATCATGTATTTTATCGAGGATAAATGCAAGAATTTTTTTTAAAAAATAAGGTCTGGAAGGGACTTTTGTTTAAAATTCTTTAAAAAAGAAGGGAGAGAAGGTAATGACTCGACCCATCGAAAAACTTTTCCGTGCCCCTTATGCTGTGCCCAATGATTTACAAATGACCGAACAGGGACTTTGGATCGTGGATCAAATGACCGATCGGGTGGCTCTTACCGAGATTACGCAAATTGTTCCGGAGTGCAGGGTTCCCAGGCTCATTCGAGATATTCCCAGCGAATCCTCCAATACCAGCGGATTAACTTATGGAGATGGCGTACTCTGGCTGGGTGTTAACGGTCCGGCTACGCTATGGCGATCGGCACGACTGACCGACGCCGGACCGGATCAGGGGGAGATCCTGAAAGTTGATCCCTATACAGGGAAAACTCTGGGACGGTATCCGGTCCCGGGCGGGGGTCCTACCCATGGAATCGAATATGACCCTTTCGAAGAAGGTTATCTCTGGATAACCCTTCTTAAAGATCAAACTTTGGGTAAGGTATGGATTGTCGATTGGACTCTTCAACACGTGATTCCCTTACCTTATGAAAGGGCCCACGGGGTGGTACGGGTAGAGGATGGAATCTGGGTTGTACATACCTCCCGCCGGGTTATTGTCAAGCTTGATGTGAAAAGCGGAACGGAACTGGACCGGATAACCATCTCAAAGTCGGATCCAGAACCCCACGGATTATCCATTTTTGGTAAAGATCTCCTCTATTGCGATGCAACCTCCGGATGGATCGTAAAAATTACACTATGATCGATAAATCTGGCGAAGCTCACCGACGGCCCATTCTATTACTTTTTTAGGTGCTTCACCTCGAATGGCTCGTGCAAAGATATCTACAATAATATATTTCGATAGGGCTTCTGCAGCATTTCGGGTAGGAGGTCCTGGATAGCCGATCGAGCGACCCAGTTTTGCCGTGTGCCTGAAAGCTAAGACCCGGGGATCTTTCTGCCATAAGGGATGAGTTTCATGATCAGGACCTGGAGCAACATTCACACCGCCTCCTATCTCAAACCATTTATAGAAATTGGGTTTGTCCATCAAAAATAGGAGGAACTCTTTTGCTGCATCGATGTGGGGAGAGTATTTCATAACAGCGAACTCAAGCGTGGTATTATAGTGGAAACTTCCGGCCGGTCCCGCAGGCATGATGGCATGGTTTATGTGCTGAGCTATTTGAGGGGACTGATTTCTCGCTACTACGTAAATACTGGCACTGTTCAGGGTACAGGAAATCTGTTCGGCTAAAAAGGCCCGGTTATTGCTGGTATCATCCCAGGCAAGCCCTGTTTCGTCAAAGACGTCTTTCCAAAGAACCGGAATAAATTCCACGGCTTCTAAGGTCTCCGGACTGTCTAAGGCAATAGTCTTACCATCCTCCTCCACAGGCTTTCCCCCAAAGCTCCACAGATAAGGATACGCAAAAGTGGGCGCATCTCCAAAGGTATGCCCGAAGGTTTGTCCAAAAGGCCGACCCAGGTCTTTAAGAAGTTTTCCCACCTTTCTATATTCCTCCCAGGTCTCGGGGAATTTCTCAACCCCTACCTCCTGGAACCAGTCTTCCCGATGGACCATAGCCGTACCTGCAATGGCATAAGGCATCGCCTTATAATGGTCCTCTACAAAACAAACATCCTGAATCTGCCGATAAAAACCCCCATACATCTCTCCCACTTTTTCAGCCACATCGTCTATATCTATACACCCCTTCGCATACAGGTGCGGCCAGTTATGAAGCATCTGCATGATATCTGGTCCGGTACCGGTCTCAATGGCCGCTGCAATCCGCGCCTGCAAATCGTTGGCATTGATGGTCTCGATGGTTACCTGGACACCTGTTTGTTTGCCCCATTCTGATGCCTGCCTTCGGATTTCATCATCGGTGGGTGGAACAAAGCTGCTTAACTGCAAAAGATGTAGTTTTGTTCCTTTCAAAATTGCCGGAGCCGCTATTTTTTGAGTGCCTGGGAATAAAACACCCTTTGTAAAAGTTATTCCGGTCGTTAACCCAACCACCTTCAGAAACTGACGCCGTGTGAACAGGTTTTCTCTATTAACTGCAGAATCTGATGGCGGAGTAACGGAGGGGCCAGGTTCGGGGAGACTGCTGACACATGGGCTCATAGGTGATTTCCTCCTTGTTTTACTCCCTCCCAGGTTTTTGGGGCTGAACTCCTCACCAATACCCGGAAACTCACCTCAGATAAGCACCGCCCTATAGCCGCCAATCTTTCGGCGTCTCTCAAACCTGATGGAGCAGTAACCCCTGAACTCGAATCTCTTTCAATTTTAAATTTTAAATACGACCTATGCACTTATAGACCCAAGAACCTGAGGGTTCTCAAACTTTTTTATCTTCTAAAAAGAAAATCATAGACTAACCCTATTTATTCGTCAAGATACTTTTTATAAGATTAAAATTCGGTCGATCTATCTAACCCCTGGATCTTTGTCAAGTGATTTATGTCAGTTTTTTAACTAATCCAAATTAAAAACGGAAAATTTCTATACTTATCTCTCCTCTTCTAAGATTCGGTAGATTTAATTTTTAGAAGTTCAAAGTTTTAGGAACCGGAGAATTTTTGAAGTTTTAGGAAATGGGACGGTTTATTTAAGAGATAGAATTAAACAAAATCTCTTCTCCATTACAAATGTGATAGAATTTAGGGAGAAAGGATCTATCTTAGCAAATTTATGAGGGTTAAAATTTTTAGCTAAAAAAAGCTTGAAAAAGTTTTTGGGGTGATGCAACCTTTATTCTGTTAAATTGTTTTAAATAAATGACTTTTTAACAATCTTTTGTAGATAAGCTGGATATTTTCTTCTTCAACTTTAGATAAAAATGATTGTTATAAAGTTATCCACCCCTGTGGATAAATCATCCCTATGAATCCAAATTTGTGGGAGAACATTCTCAAACATATAGCGGACCGGATTAACAGACAAAGCTTTGAGACATGGTTTAGGCCTGTTCGACCCCTATCCTTCGAATCAGGGACTATTAAACTGGGAGTGCCTGATCAAAACTTTATAAGCTGGCTCAACGAGCATTACCTGGAAGTCCTACTGGGCGCCATTAAAGAGGTGATGGGAGAACTCCCGGCAGTTTCCTTTGTGGTCTACAAAGAATCCGATGAGGCCAAAAACTCCGAAGTTTCAAGTTTTCCCTCGTCCAGGGAAATGCGGGAGCGTCAAATGGAATTGCCCACACCCATAGAAACTCCTTACAGGAAAAACCCTTCTCGGGTCTTTGAAGAGTCCGAAGAGGAGGTGGCCCTTAATCCCAGATATACGTTTAGTACCTATGTAGTGGGTTCAGGAAGCCGATTTGCCCACGCAGCTTCTTTAGCAGTTGCAGAGCAGATGTCCTCTACCTATAACCCCTTATTCATTTACGGGGGAGTAGGATTAGGAAAAACCCATCTCCTTCATGCGATCGGTCATAAAACCTTAGGATTAAGGAAGAAAGTAAGACTCCTGTATATCTCTTCAGAACGTTTTGTCAATGAATTGATCAATTCCATTCGATATGATTCCCTGCCGAGCTTCCGGGAGAAATATCGTCAGATTGATTTCCTTCTTATCGATGATATCCAGTTTATAGCCGGGAAAG containing:
- a CDS encoding extracellular solute-binding protein, which gives rise to MSPCVSSLPEPGPSVTPPSDSAVNRENLFTRRQFLKVVGLTTGITFTKGVLFPGTQKIAAPAILKGTKLHLLQLSSFVPPTDDEIRRQASEWGKQTGVQVTIETINANDLQARIAAAIETGTGPDIMQMLHNWPHLYAKGCIDIDDVAEKVGEMYGGFYRQIQDVCFVEDHYKAMPYAIAGTAMVHREDWFQEVGVEKFPETWEEYRKVGKLLKDLGRPFGQTFGHTFGDAPTFAYPYLWSFGGKPVEEDGKTIALDSPETLEAVEFIPVLWKDVFDETGLAWDDTSNNRAFLAEQISCTLNSASIYVVARNQSPQIAQHINHAIMPAGPAGSFHYNTTLEFAVMKYSPHIDAAKEFLLFLMDKPNFYKWFEIGGGVNVAPGPDHETHPLWQKDPRVLAFRHTAKLGRSIGYPGPPTRNAAEALSKYIIVDIFARAIRGEAPKKVIEWAVGELRQIYRS
- the dnaA gene encoding chromosomal replication initiator protein DnaA, with protein sequence MNPNLWENILKHIADRINRQSFETWFRPVRPLSFESGTIKLGVPDQNFISWLNEHYLEVLLGAIKEVMGELPAVSFVVYKESDEAKNSEVSSFPSSREMRERQMELPTPIETPYRKNPSRVFEESEEEVALNPRYTFSTYVVGSGSRFAHAASLAVAEQMSSTYNPLFIYGGVGLGKTHLLHAIGHKTLGLRKKVRLLYISSERFVNELINSIRYDSLPSFREKYRQIDFLLIDDIQFIAGKDRTQEEFFHTFNALHNARKQIVITSDCPPKQIPTLEERLRSRFEWGLIADIQPPDLETKIAILQKKAEERKVHLPDEVALFIASKVKSNIRELEGCLTKVAASAAFKGCSINLELAQEVLQDLFDTKVKPITVDLVQKVVANYYQIPQQELKAQTRVKNIAFPRQVAMYLCRELTQLSLPEIGRSFGGKDHTTILHACRKIEQEMSKNPELRGLINKLKNLIQS